In Styela clava chromosome 14, kaStyClav1.hap1.2, whole genome shotgun sequence, the following are encoded in one genomic region:
- the LOC120341705 gene encoding branched-chain alpha-ketoacid dehydrogenase kinase-like — MAGTRLSHWSRNLARAQEKLCISQLRNKHEYSQEARERARAVAAYYNQSEIEHVAEQKSVRLTPWMILYSGDSHHLDKYLLKSAQYLHKELPVRVAHRIKSFHGLPFIMGCNPVILRVHDLYIQSFKQLHNFQAIKTAEDVKEYAVLLERLLDDHSTVIKDLATGFRQCHKHLNEEMLGAHMARKFLDRMLSSRLAIRMLAMHHILLHRKEEDHIGMIHTKFYPAKSIEKFTNFTTKMCEYEYGKAPKVRMCGHIQAHFPYIPIPFDYIICELLKNAMRFSVEHHSSSYGNGLPDIIVTIVNNHQDFIIKISDRGGGIPHEVIDKVLEYNFTTANETTNSESNPMGDMMSMANQGPNGNSKMHGHGFGLPMSRCYAEYMGGSLVVQSMQGYGTDVYLRLKRIDLQSESFRF, encoded by the coding sequence ATGGCTGGAACACGCTTATCACATTGGAGCCGTAATTTAGCAAGAGCACAGGAAAAACTTTGCATATCACAACTTAGAAATAAACACGAATATTCACAAGAGGCGAGGGAGCGAGCAAGAGCTGTTGCAGCTTATTACAATCAGAGTGAAATTGAGCATGTTGCTGAGCAAAAGTCCGTTCGTTTGACGCCGTGGATGATTCTCTACTCTGGTGATTCTCACCATTTGGACAAATATCTTTTAAAAAGTGCACAATATTTACACAAAGAACTACCAGTTCGTGTTGCACATCGCATCAAGTCATTTCACGGACTTCCATTTATCATGGGATGCAATCCTGTAATCTTGCGTGTCCACGATTTATATATTCAATCATTCAAACAATTACACAACTTCCAAGCAATTAAAACAGCAGAGGATGTAAAAGAATATGCTGTATTGCTTGAAAGGTTACTCGACGACCATAGCACTGTAATAAAAGATCTGGCAACTGGGTTTCGACAATGTCACAAACATCTTAACGAAGAAATGCTTGGAGCTCATATGGCAAGAAAATTTTTGGATCGCATGCTGTCGTCACGCCTAGCGATCAGAATGCTTGCCATGCACCATATTTTATTGCACAGAAAAGAAGAAGACCATATTGGCATGatacacacaaaattttacccCGCAAAATCTATCGAAAAGTTCACAAATTTCACGACAAAAATGTGCGAGTATGAGTATGGTAAAGCACCAAAAGTAAGGATGTGTGGACACATTCAAGCTCATTTCCCATATATTCCGATACCATTTGATTATATCATTTGCGAGCTGTTGAAAAACGCGATGAGATTCAGCGTAGAGCACCATTCGTCATCATATGGAAACGGCTTACCAGATATCATTGTCACGATCGTCAATAACCATCAAGATTTCATCATAAAAATATCTGACAGAGGAGGGGGAATTCCCCATGAAGTAATCGACAAAGTTCTTGAATATAATTTCACGACAGCGAATGAGACAACTAATTCGGAAAGTAACCCAATGGGTGACATGATGTCCATGGCCAATCAAGGTCCGAATGGAAACAGCAAAATGCACGGCCATGGATTTGGATTGCCAATGTCTCGCTGTTATGCGGAATACATGGGTGGGAGTCTTGTGGTGCAAAGTATGCAAGGTTATGGTACTGATGTTTATCTGCGTCTTAAACGTATCGACTTGCAATCTGAAAGTTTTAGGTTTTAG